GTTTCGTTGATGCAAAGTCCGTCTGCTAAAAGGGCCATATCGGTACGAGGGAACTCCGGTCAGAAGTGATCCTGATTTTTGTATACGACTGTGAGGGTGTTGTGGGCTTTTTTGTGTCGAGTCGAGTGCTGACAGTATATCGTTCCGCGCCAAGCACTTGCCGTCTTGCCGATACAACATTGCGTCGTAGTCCCGTTACACAGGCCTACCGCACCTATTCCTCTTGCTCGACGAGATAACGTAAAGACTTTTTGCTTCGTTTGGGAGGAAGTCTCCTCCCGTCTGCGGCTGCTTTGCATCCTCCGCCCCCACCTCTGCGGGGCGGTCCGCCCTCCCCGCAACGCCCCTCCGAGAAGGAACAACAGCAACCGCCAAAACCTCTAAGGGGAGGTATCCCCTCGCACCCGCAAGCCACTCCCCAATCTTCCGCGCTTCGCTTGTGCAGACCTCCGCTGCGCTCCGCCCTTTCCACTTCCGCTGCGCTCTCGTTGCAAGGGTGGGGATACCCCTCGGCTTGCAGTTGCTACCCCCCACCTTCGCCAGGAGGCGTTCGGCATGTACATGCCGCGTTTCAACGCGGAAATGCAAAGGCCAACGCCAAGGAGGAAGCACCCATGAACACACAAGCCACCACCGCCACCGTCACCCCGTTTACCCAGAACCTTAAACAGCAGCAGCAAAAGCAACAGACCGCGAGAGAGGTAATCGCGGCCAACGTGCAAGCCCTCATAGAGCAGTTGGAGCAGGGACACAGCGAAGGACTCACAGCCTATCTTTTGGCGATGGGGAAATTTCACAACTATAGCTTCGGGAACATTATGGAGATTGCGCGGCAGAGACCGGACGCAACCCGCGTAGCCGGAATGTATGCGTGGAACCAGCTTGGCCGGAGAGTCAAGAAGGGCGAGAAAGGCATTCGCATTCTCGTGCCGATGATTGGGATTCGGCGGAAGAAAGATGCGGAAGTCGAGAAGGACATCCGCACCCAGAACCAGCCGGTACTGGTGGGATTTCGTTCGGCCTACGTCTTCGATGTCAGCCAGACCGACGGCGCAGAACTCCCCGAACTGTCCGAGCGCGTGAAGGGTAATGTCGGAGAACACCGCGAACGTTTGATTGATCTTGTCATTGCTCAGGGGATCGAGCTTGATTGGAAGGAGAGCATTTCCCCCGCGTTGGGTGTCAGCTATGGCGGGAAGATTGTTCTCTTTCCCGGTCAGGAAACCGCCGAGGAGTTTTCGACCCTCGTTCACGAACTCGCGCACGAGATGTTGCACAAGGCGGAACGTCGCACCGCCACCACCAAGACCGTTCGCGAGACTGAAGCCGAAGCAATCGCCTTTGTTGTCGGCAAGACCATCGGCCTCGACAGCGGACGGGCATCCGCCGATTATATCCACCTGTACCACGGCAACGCCGCACTTTTGACCGAGAGCTTGGAAGTGATTCAGAAGACCGCCGCCGTCATTCTTTCTGCTCTGGAAACTACCGGAGGGGAACGCTCGACCGGAGCCAAAACAGAAGCCAGGAACACAGCATAGCGTCATCTCCCAGCGAGGCGGCGAACCTGCCGTCTCGTTTCTTTCACACCTAGAAATTGCGCAGGGAGAAACCTCTTTGGTTTCTCCCTGCACCCTCATCCAGCTACCAGCCCCCGCTCGCCGGCAGCGCGGCAGGAAGACGTTCCCCCTTCCTGCATCTTCCCCCTTTTTGAGCCCGTCTTCCCACCCTGGGCATTGCTCATGCATGGCAGAAGCGACTATTCCCGCCGACCCGCCGGGCAAAAACCACCCGAACATCTGGGCCGAACAAACGGCTCGCAAAGACGGACAGTCGGGCCTGAGGGTGTTTTCTATATCTGCTAATGTCCATTACTAGATGTACTAAGGGAGCACGGATGGACATCGAATCTGGCGGCGAGACTTCGCATTATCTCCAGTCGACACTGCGCGAGCGGATTGTCGAGCATGTGTTCGTAGGCGACGCCTTGCGGTGGTTGTGGGTGCATGGTGTCACAAATGTTGAGGTGCTTCGTTCCGAGTTCGACGCCGGAGGATACGACCTGGTAATGAGCCACGGCAGGATCGTCAGGCACATTCAATTTAAAACCTCAATGGTGGGTGGCAAGGCGGCCAGTATTACGGCCAGCCTAAAGCTTATGGACAAGCCGAGCGGCTGCATAATCTGGATCATTGTCACTCCAAAATTGGAACTTATTTCCTACCGCTGGTTGGGGGGAGCTCCGGGCCAACCGCTGCCAGACATCCGGAATATGAGAGTGGCCAAACATACCAAGGCAAATGCCAAAGGCACAAAAGCCGAACGGCCAGACCAACGCATCATCGCACGTAGCCGGTTCGATCCACTTACCTCGCTCGAAGAAGTGTTGGAGCGACTATTCGGACCGCTGACAGGAGCCAATTTACTTGGACCGGGACCGGCCCTCTTTCCGGTCGATGGTCGCCACGCTGGCGTAGTGCGTTCTGTTCTGCCATCTTAGAAGACGCTGTGATGTCCCACGGATTAAACTTGCGCTGCTTCGCAGCGGGTATAAGCTGACACGTCATCCCCAAATGTGAACTGTGGAGCTACCCAAAATTCACGATTGATAACATGTTTGCTTTCAATAGCTTGTGATTTTGCGTTTCCGACTGTAAACGCCGTTGAAATGGATAACATTCGTATAAGCGGCGGCGGTTTTCAGGAACCGATAACGCCTTCGAAGCATCCAAGCGTTTCAAGGGACACCTGTTCCAGTAGGCATATCGATGGCCTCCGATAACGACAAGCCGCGAGAAACTTCTTTGCCGTCGGCGTCTACCGTCTCGGGAAATGAGACTTCCCGCGCAAGATCCATTGCAACGCGCCTTACCGACGCCGAGTTCGGTGAGGTTGAGGCAGCAGTCGCGAACGCCGGTAAGAAGGTTGCGGAATGGCTACGCGAGGCTGCGCTCGCCCACGCCCGAGCCAGCGCTGGCTCAGAGGAGCAAACCGATCCGATCTTGCTGGCGGAGATCATGGGAATGCGTTCGCTCATGCTGAATCTGTTCGCGAGAGCGTCGGAAGGCCCATTGACGACCGAAGACTTACGCAAGATGTCAGCCTATTCGGACTCCATTAAGGAGCAGAGAGCGCAAGATTACATG
This is a stretch of genomic DNA from Granulicella sp. WH15. It encodes these proteins:
- a CDS encoding ArdC-like ssDNA-binding domain-containing protein — translated: MNTQATTATVTPFTQNLKQQQQKQQTAREVIAANVQALIEQLEQGHSEGLTAYLLAMGKFHNYSFGNIMEIARQRPDATRVAGMYAWNQLGRRVKKGEKGIRILVPMIGIRRKKDAEVEKDIRTQNQPVLVGFRSAYVFDVSQTDGAELPELSERVKGNVGEHRERLIDLVIAQGIELDWKESISPALGVSYGGKIVLFPGQETAEEFSTLVHELAHEMLHKAERRTATTKTVRETEAEAIAFVVGKTIGLDSGRASADYIHLYHGNAALLTESLEVIQKTAAVILSALETTGGERSTGAKTEARNTA